In Hyperolius riggenbachi isolate aHypRig1 chromosome 10, aHypRig1.pri, whole genome shotgun sequence, a genomic segment contains:
- the LOC137535039 gene encoding zinc finger protein 572-like isoform X2 codes for MELLTEDEWQYLEEHKDLYKGTMVENQPPLTSPDGSSTRNPLERCTGPLYSQDCPQEDTTIPHHYQDGELIHGSAVVKQEEEEMHVRGDQQSMEQGGMMRTIKEEEDDTYVRGDVQSMEEDDLMRRIKEEEKNETYVRSDQKSMEEDAMMRIIKDEDVESLLRSDQLCMEGGDMNGTHKEEEEETYMRSDQKCAEKDEMMRTNKGKEETYVRSDQLSMEEGDMMKTNKEEEEETYVRSGQQSMEKGDMMRTSKEEEETYVRSDHQSMEEGDMRTSKEEDNVTEGRAARSPGIRNLSETRLSVSTDCTMDDDVIGQESPADILVTPNISPDSPHLSNHEGPHTQNCSPPAGRSYSCSTCGKGFVRKSHLVIHKRSHTGEKPYSCAECGKCFANKSNLLKHERSHTGDKPYSCAECGKCFANKSNLLKHERSHTGDKPYSCAECGKCFGEKACLAIHEQSHTGEKPYSCSECGKCFGVKSHLVRHERSHTGVKPYSCAECGKCFVQKSQLIIHERSHTGEKPYSCAECGKCFVQKSNLLKHESSHIGDKPYSCAECGKCFVEKSHLVRHERSHTGEKPYSCAECGKCFGQKGHLLTHKRSHTGEKPYSCAECGKCFGVNSHLVRHERSHTGKKL; via the exons ATGGAGCTGCTAACAGAAGAT GAGTGGCAGTATTTAGAAGAACACAAGGATCTTTACAAGGGCACCATggtggagaatcagccgcccctcacatcaccgg ATGGATCCAGTACTAGAAACCCACTAGAGAGGTGCACAGGTccactttattcccaggattgtccacaagAAGATAccaccatcccccaccattatcag GATGGAGAACTTATACATGGAAGTGCTGTGGTTaaacaggaagaagaagagatgcatgtgaggggtgatcagcagtctatggagcaggggggcatgatgaggacaattaaagaggaagaagatgatacgtatgtgaggggtgatgtgcagtctatggaggaggatgACCTGATGAGGAGAATTAAAGAGGAGGAGAAAaatgagacatatgtgaggagtgatcagaagtctatggaggaggatgCCATGATGAGGATAATTAAAGATGAAGATGTGGAAAGTTTAttgaggagtgatcagctgtgTATGGAGGGGGGTGACATGAATGGGAcacataaagaggaagaagaagagacatatatgAGAAGTGATCAGAAGTGTGCAGAAAAGGATGAAATGATGAGGACAAATAAAGGGAAAGAagagacctatgtgaggagtgatcagctgtctatggaggagggtgacatgatgaagacaaataaagaggaagaagaagagacatatgtgaggagtggtcagcagtctatggagaagggggacatgatgaggacaagtaaagaggaagaagagacgtatgtgaggagtgatcatcagtctatggaggagggtgacatgaggacaagtaaagaggaggacaatGTTACAGAGGGCAGAGCAG cgcggagtcccggcatcaggaacctctcagagactcgtctctctgtatccacagactgtacaatggatgatgatgtcattggacaagagtctcctgcagatatcctggttaccccaaatatttccccagactcccctcacctgtctaaccatgaggggcctcatacccaaaactgctctccccctgctggtagatcttattcctgttccacatgtgggaaaggttttgtacggaaatcacatcttgtcattcataagagatctcacactggtgagaagccctattcatgtgctgagtgtgggaaatgttttgctaatAAATCAAATCttctcaaacatgagagatctcacactggtgataagccctattcatgtgctgagtgtgggaaatgttttgctaatAAATCAAATCttctcaaacatgagagatctcacactggtgataagccctattcatgtgctgagtgtgggaaatgttttggagagaaagcatGCCTTGCTATACATGAGcaatctcatactggtgagaagccttattcatgttctgagtgtgggaaatgttttggtgttaaatcacaccttgtcagacatgagagatctcatactggtgttaagccgtattcatgtgctgagtgtggtaaatgttttgttcagaaatcacagcttatcatacatgagagatctcacactggtgagaagccttattcatgtgctgagtgtgggaaatgttttgttcagaaatcaaATCTTCTCAAACATGAGAGCTCTCACATTGGCgataagccctattcatgtgctgagtgtgggaaatgttttgtagagaaatcacaccttgtcagacatgagagatctcacactggtgagaagccctattcatgtgctgagtgtgggaaatgctttggacaGAAAGGACACCTATTAacacataagagatctcacactggtgagaagccctattcgtgtgctgagtgtgggaaatgttttggtgttAATTcacaccttgtcagacatgagagatctcacactggtaagAAGCTTTAG
- the LOC137535039 gene encoding zinc finger protein 572-like isoform X1: MHLIAQQKSYSPVKFGVHVTITVPPPHSLTSEGHKEKILEITKKIMELLTEDEWQYLEEHKDLYKGTMVENQPPLTSPDGSSTRNPLERCTGPLYSQDCPQEDTTIPHHYQDGELIHGSAVVKQEEEEMHVRGDQQSMEQGGMMRTIKEEEDDTYVRGDVQSMEEDDLMRRIKEEEKNETYVRSDQKSMEEDAMMRIIKDEDVESLLRSDQLCMEGGDMNGTHKEEEEETYMRSDQKCAEKDEMMRTNKGKEETYVRSDQLSMEEGDMMKTNKEEEEETYVRSGQQSMEKGDMMRTSKEEEETYVRSDHQSMEEGDMRTSKEEDNVTEGRAARSPGIRNLSETRLSVSTDCTMDDDVIGQESPADILVTPNISPDSPHLSNHEGPHTQNCSPPAGRSYSCSTCGKGFVRKSHLVIHKRSHTGEKPYSCAECGKCFANKSNLLKHERSHTGDKPYSCAECGKCFANKSNLLKHERSHTGDKPYSCAECGKCFGEKACLAIHEQSHTGEKPYSCSECGKCFGVKSHLVRHERSHTGVKPYSCAECGKCFVQKSQLIIHERSHTGEKPYSCAECGKCFVQKSNLLKHESSHIGDKPYSCAECGKCFVEKSHLVRHERSHTGEKPYSCAECGKCFGQKGHLLTHKRSHTGEKPYSCAECGKCFGVNSHLVRHERSHTGKKL, translated from the exons ATGCATCTGATTGCCCAGCAAAAG AGCTATTCTCCAGTGAAGTTTGGTGTTCATGTGACCATCacggtgcccccacctcactccctgaCATCTGAAGGACACAAGGAGAAGATTCTGGAAATCACCAAGAAGATAATGGAGCTGCTAACAGAAGAT GAGTGGCAGTATTTAGAAGAACACAAGGATCTTTACAAGGGCACCATggtggagaatcagccgcccctcacatcaccgg ATGGATCCAGTACTAGAAACCCACTAGAGAGGTGCACAGGTccactttattcccaggattgtccacaagAAGATAccaccatcccccaccattatcag GATGGAGAACTTATACATGGAAGTGCTGTGGTTaaacaggaagaagaagagatgcatgtgaggggtgatcagcagtctatggagcaggggggcatgatgaggacaattaaagaggaagaagatgatacgtatgtgaggggtgatgtgcagtctatggaggaggatgACCTGATGAGGAGAATTAAAGAGGAGGAGAAAaatgagacatatgtgaggagtgatcagaagtctatggaggaggatgCCATGATGAGGATAATTAAAGATGAAGATGTGGAAAGTTTAttgaggagtgatcagctgtgTATGGAGGGGGGTGACATGAATGGGAcacataaagaggaagaagaagagacatatatgAGAAGTGATCAGAAGTGTGCAGAAAAGGATGAAATGATGAGGACAAATAAAGGGAAAGAagagacctatgtgaggagtgatcagctgtctatggaggagggtgacatgatgaagacaaataaagaggaagaagaagagacatatgtgaggagtggtcagcagtctatggagaagggggacatgatgaggacaagtaaagaggaagaagagacgtatgtgaggagtgatcatcagtctatggaggagggtgacatgaggacaagtaaagaggaggacaatGTTACAGAGGGCAGAGCAG cgcggagtcccggcatcaggaacctctcagagactcgtctctctgtatccacagactgtacaatggatgatgatgtcattggacaagagtctcctgcagatatcctggttaccccaaatatttccccagactcccctcacctgtctaaccatgaggggcctcatacccaaaactgctctccccctgctggtagatcttattcctgttccacatgtgggaaaggttttgtacggaaatcacatcttgtcattcataagagatctcacactggtgagaagccctattcatgtgctgagtgtgggaaatgttttgctaatAAATCAAATCttctcaaacatgagagatctcacactggtgataagccctattcatgtgctgagtgtgggaaatgttttgctaatAAATCAAATCttctcaaacatgagagatctcacactggtgataagccctattcatgtgctgagtgtgggaaatgttttggagagaaagcatGCCTTGCTATACATGAGcaatctcatactggtgagaagccttattcatgttctgagtgtgggaaatgttttggtgttaaatcacaccttgtcagacatgagagatctcatactggtgttaagccgtattcatgtgctgagtgtggtaaatgttttgttcagaaatcacagcttatcatacatgagagatctcacactggtgagaagccttattcatgtgctgagtgtgggaaatgttttgttcagaaatcaaATCTTCTCAAACATGAGAGCTCTCACATTGGCgataagccctattcatgtgctgagtgtgggaaatgttttgtagagaaatcacaccttgtcagacatgagagatctcacactggtgagaagccctattcatgtgctgagtgtgggaaatgctttggacaGAAAGGACACCTATTAacacataagagatctcacactggtgagaagccctattcgtgtgctgagtgtgggaaatgttttggtgttAATTcacaccttgtcagacatgagagatctcacactggtaagAAGCTTTAG